A window of Centroberyx gerrardi isolate f3 chromosome 19, fCenGer3.hap1.cur.20231027, whole genome shotgun sequence genomic DNA:
CAGGCAaaaccagttttttttttggggggggggaatacaATACTAGAACCTgaggggaaagaagagagagtcCAAGCTGTCACCAGGAAACATTTTGACCAATTCTAGCAtactttggtgtgtgtgtgtgtgtgtgtgtcttccaatGAATCTACAACAAATCCTCAATTCTCCCATGGGTGACTGACTTTTAATTCTGCCTCCTTTCACAGAGTacaagcttttttttcttcttcttctttctataAAATGAACGTTAACGCTCTCGGAAAAATAACATCAAACATTGCCAAGCAGTCTTATAAGAAGTAACTCTCAAAGGAAGCTGACTCATCTGACTCACTAATAAAAGGAATACatgaatgaaggaaaaaaaaaaaagaggaaactgACATCCATtttttacctgtttttttttttaatgaaccCTGATTATTGTTTAATTACAAATGAAGATGAAAAGATagaagagaaacagaagtaCAGATggttcctccatgataaaagcgagagtctctgtccctctgcagtgaaaactcactactgaggtggagagagagagagagagagagagagagagagagagagagagagagagaggtggacacatttcaaaataatacaacGGTTAAACAATACAATGCTTTTTTCTTACAGAATCCCCCcctcaaaatggaaaaaaatatatatacacaagatcaaaaaaaatgagagcaacagttgttttttttctccaatatAATGCGATGGGATTACGTGACCCTCCTCTTGTCCATGGTGACATGGTTACAAAATCAATCAGgtttaagaaataaaaaactgtttttgaaGCCGACTAGTAAAAGtacattggggggggggggggggtgcagactggaaaaaaaacaacaaactcacaGAAACCAGAAAATTCATGGAGAAGAGGCGGGCCCTTGGCAAGAGGGtacaaaataatcaaaaatagTTAtgttaatattataataattacaaGAGTAACGGTAATACGTCTCGAAAAATATAGaagaaaaggataaaaaaaaaacagcactgaTGAGATCGAGGGGAGAAAATATATATCGACACGGTGGGAAACTTAAGTTCTTTTCTGGTCTTTTTGTCTTGAAGCCACGACAGGCAAGGCAGCACAGGTGGGACAGGCGAGGTTCAGCTTGACATCTTCAGTTCTTCTTAGTTTGGATTTTTCTTTACCAGACACTTTGTCAACCGTGCTACACTTGTCCTTCAGTCTCCCTAAAATGCTTTGCTGGCATTGTCAGCGTTCCCCATTAAAACTAAGGGACAAAGCTAACAGCAAGCCAGCTAGAAAGTAGGTGTGacccttatttttttttttaacgagGAATGCTAATCATGTTAACAAGCCAATTTAAGGATGTGGAAGGACAGATGTAGAAACTTTTTTTGAGCCCggtgaagaaaaacaaccaactaaatgaaaaaaaatgccgATGTCTTTAGGAAACAGACAAGAGACTGGAGCTGGTTGGACAATCTGGACAAGAAAACCAGGACTAAACAACTCTGGCCAAGACTTTATTTGGCCAACCTTCTCTAGGCTGTGCTGcacagctttgtgtgtgtgtgtgtgtgtgtatgtgtgtgtgtgtgtacggcaTAACCATAGaaaccacacgcacacacacacaccgagcagAATCAACAACTCAGATTATGGGAagtccctctctccactccactctgaGGTTTTGTGATGCCATttcctctgtgcgtgtgtgtgtgtgtgtgtgagtagttTCTATGGTTATGCCGTCTACTCCAGAGAGACTGCGGGGGCGTCTGATGTCACGTGTGATGTCATGTTCCTTTATTCTAGCCACAGCAAAGCCTCACTCTAACCagggcgtatgtgtgtgtgtgtgtatgtatatatatatatgggtaGTGTTCAGTCCAACCCATACACACTTAAGTTCACAAAGCTGCTTGAGTCCACAGTCCAAGCCTAAAGGCAAAGTCCGCTCGTATCGGCAGCTGCGGTCCTGAGCTGGAAACCTGCTCGATATCTGtgtgtcgtccaatcagaatcCGTCCGCTCCAAAAAACACACGAGTCCGTGACCAAGTCCCCGTTACAACCTCCGTCTCCACGTTTTCAGCAGATCTGGGCCAAACAGCGGCTGCAAATCGTTCTTAGCGTTTGTTTCGATCCGCAGTGAGCGCcacatgggtggggtttaccaggTGGGGCGATGCGAGGAGTGCCGAATCGTTTAGATACTTGAAAGTAAAGGAACGTCAATTTAATTTACATTCCTGTGACTCACGAGTTGCCCGACACTGTCCGGACTGTCCTGCTGCGGCGCACCCGGCCCACCTGGTGCTCCTGGGACTAAAACAAACGCACAGAATTATTGGGTATATACCATTTGTCCCAGGTCTGGTTAAATGTTTATGATCGCTCATTTATCCTCGTCCCATCACACCCTCGGTCCCCTGAATACACAAtacctgtttttttatttttacaatataAATAGAAAATTCTGATATCGGCGGCCTTTGTCTCTGCAGCTCAGCGGTCAAGAGAAGGCAAGGGTGAGAAGGCAAAGGCTGAATTATACTGGTAATAATATGCCCgttagaatatatatatatatctttacCATTAAAAATAGTTTTCCTGATTCGTATCAAATGACCATATTGAAATATAATATTTGAATTCaatatatttgaataaaatatatatgtgtaGTTTTACTTattctgtatctctcttttacaaaaacagaaggcaaggtggtactgtgtgtgtgtgtgtgtgtgtgtgtgtgtgcgtgtatgtgtgtgtgtgtgtgcgctgctaAAACATTATTTGGCTGGGGGTAATTGGAAAAAAACTCTTCTGTTGGTTAAAAAAGGCACAATCTTATTTAGACTTCTTTGTTCATTAAAATGGGCGCAATGGTTCTTTTTTAACTACAGgaataaaatgtcataaaaataacTTGTTGCTAAACGTCTCAGTGAAGGTTTGCCTGAGTTAACCTTGATCCTCCACATTCATTACATGGTTCCCGTTCTCCCTAGACAAATCAGTTCATTTCAAATCGCTGAGTCTCGGCTTCTCAAAATATCATATAAACAGTTAGATAGGCTATtatcttagaaaaaaaacaaaaaaaaaacaaaggaaacctCCTCAGATCACTGAAAAATGCCCTTAAACCAGCGTCCAAAATACTGTCCACGTCCTTAAGAGGCACTAGCGTCCTTAGAGAGAAACAATACAGTCTTTAAAAACAGGGGGAACGCAGAAGAGAGCAGTGgatctgggtttttttttgtttatgtgggAGAAACACTACCAATGCCCTCAAGCCTCCAAACCCTTCAGGGATTGTGCGAAGTCACATAGGGACACTGGCAACTCTCAACAGTTCGTTCAAGGCCCGATGTTTTTCGCCCCAGCTTTCGGTCCACAAACGGAGACAAATGCGTCCGCGATGACAGCGTCTTTGCTCCTCATTTCCCCAAGAACTCTTTGTGCCACAGTGGagggaaataaaaagagaggcaGATCCTGGATGGTTTTGTTTATACGATGGGGAACTGCATCCTTTCGCTGGCTGACCGTGGCAGCTGTCAAACAATTGACACCATCTCGAGTTGAGCTCAAAGGGGAGAAATAAAAGTCGTGAAAAGTCTGGAAAGTCAGTTCATCACaaatcttccttccttccatagGCTTAGCATGTCCGTCTTTCCCTCATGATGTACAATGCCACCCTCATTTAACGTCTTTATACACTGTAGAGAACGGGCTGAGTGTCAAAGAGTGTCTAATGATGAAGAGACCACTCACTTCAGCCCCCGATACAGTCTTAAGTGTCTTGAGTTGTTGTCTGGAGAAAAGGCCGTGATTGGAGAGTTCTTTCTAATCAACtcgaggaaaaaaaacaatggctaCATCCCTCTTCAGTCTATAAGATCCATCGGTAAAGAGGCCTGATTTTGTTCTCCGTCCTCCATCTTGTAAAGGACTGTATAGTGAGGGGCGCAGATAGAGAGGCACTTCTGTAATCTCTATCAGGGCTgttaaaggtgttttttttttgtaacatcaGGATCTGTCAGTCTGGCTGGtatggagaggtggaggagaggaaaggagaggagaagaagagtaaGGAGGAGGGTGAGGCGACTCCATGTGAGCCAGACATGGGTGTGAAATGAATTAAAACCCGTTCATCTGCTGCGGTACAATACAGGCTGGCTTTGTACTCTTAAGGGGACGATATGATTGATTCCGTTATGCCAGATGATCCAACACAAATAAACTACGGGCCAATCCCATCAAAGACGGCTCAGTAGGAAAGTTTTAAATAGTAACTGATGTGCGGCAATCCCTGACAGACTAGCACTAGTAGACTCAACAGGCAAAACTGCCGCTAAGAGGGCGAGGAAGCATCGACAAGGCAGTGTGCAATGAGAAGGAGGGATCTTAGGGGCCTAACTAAGCTCCCTGTCTAGGCTCCTCAGCTGTAGGGACACTAATATTAAAGATGGGACTGAAGATACAAGTCAGTTCATAGGCTAAGTATGGTTATCTCTTAGTGTTTTAAGTCCCAGCAGAAACACTGTCTGCTGTGTTCGTGTTGGATAAGGTGTCTGGGTTAAAAAAGGCATTATGTCTCTCAGTACATGTGAGGCTACACAGGCActtctgtctatgtgtgtgtgtgtgtgtgtgtgtgtgtgtgtgtgtgtgtgtgtgtatgtgttagtaaGAATCCCAGAGGTGTGTGCTTTGATCTAAGTAGGatccctggtgtgtgtgcgtctcagCAGCCTGTGTTTTCCAGAGACAGCTGTGCCGTAGCCCTCTGCAGCTCGGAGCTCGCTCTGCGCTGGGTGGGCGCCGGCGGCAGCACCACCCCCAGACTaacgcctcctcctcctgctccgtTCTCcgcctccctcgctctcctgcctgcctcctctctcatcccctccacctcctctgctctcacttTCTTGTCCTCTGCCTCGTCCCTCTCTCCGTCCGCCTCCATCTTCTGGTCTTCGCTCCAGCGGCGCTTGAAGCGCAGTTTGAGCGGGATGCAGCGCGTGCCTCCGGGGCTGATGGGAGCCGGCCCTTGCCCCTGACCCGGCTCGCTCTTCAGGTTAATCAGAGGGAAGGCCGGGGCGCCGCCGCCCAGAGGAGGCGTGGCGGGGGTCTTGAAGACGTCCTCGTCGTCTTCTGGGTCGTAGTCAGGGTTACCATGAgaaggagggtgaggaggggcGGAGAGGCCGCCGCCGGTTCCGTTGgcctggtggtggtggttgttgggctgatggtgatgatgatggtgatgagcTGTTGGGGTGAAGACGTCGCCTTCGTCGTCCTCATCATGGTGATTCAGCTCATCTTCGCTGATGTCGGTcacctccacttcctcctccgaCTCGATGTCCGATATCGGCTCCACCTGGGaggaagaacattttgaaaaataagcttacgccattttatttattactctATGACTCAGGATGCTACCTGGACAGAAGCCtagagttgtcacggtggtgCCATTTTGACACCGGTGTCGTTTCCGTCCCCAACACCGGCCATACCGCCTGTCGCCACTAGAGGGTCTAAGCGCTATCAAAGTCAGTGTCACTAcgatgaaagtgaaacttaaaatttcTCTCCAAACTCACGTTAATGGCATTTGTAAacggtaacactttttaatcagcgATTTATAACACTGTTCAACACTCAGGGAGTtaatgtgagtgcagtgcagattctggcatattgcccttctttaggctaccattggattgtacatcatttatcattttgtagcctaacttgaacatggaagctctgaatatgtgcttttattttacaaaatacaaaataacggtATTCCCAGTGTGGGGCTAATGCCACCGGTGTGGACTCCAAGACCGTATGGCACCGGTAACACCGCCCACCGCGACAACCCTACAGAAGCCCCTTTCTTTTGGGTTCCCATGTTACAGGAGTGTGAATTTCTTGTAAAAAAGAAGCACCCAGCACCCAGGCTGAAAAAAGGTTATGGATCCCTGGTTTAAGGAATTTTGAATACCATGTTGAAGAAATGTTTTATCATACATGTTTGGACAGATTAAATGGCGTGAAAAAGGGCCATCTTGGTCTAGATCAGTGTTTCCACTGAAGGGGTGGAGGGTACTACTGTTCCTTGTGGAGCCACCGACCTGAAagaattttatttgtattgctttAAACGGAGAGTTTTCATGCCTCATCCAAATGTTTGAGAGGTCTTTCCACACCACCAAAAACCATTTCTACGGGGAAACACCACACCCAGTGTCTGCCAATAGTCTCACCTTGATCTTAGGAGGTCCCACAGCAGAGGCAGAGTTGGCGATCAGGCCGGACCCCAGGAAGGAGGAAGACtggctggaggaggaagaggaggagcctcCGCCAGAGGCAGCCAATGagctccctccgtccctctgcTTGCGCCCCAGCGGAGGCGGCTGCAGCTTGAACTTGAACGGTGACGGGTGCTGCAGACCCTGCGGCCCGTCCTCCCCTCCGCCGTGGTGCTGGCTCAGCGAATGGGAGAGCGACAGGGGCGGGCCGTGGAGGTGATGGGCGGCCGGCGGGCCGGTCATGGAGCCAGAAGCCAGCTTCTCCGGGGCGGGGCGGTGGGGCTGCGGGATGACGATGTTGGGATAGTGAAGGAAGGCTCGGGGGCTGAGGTGGTAGTTGTAGACGGACTGGGTGTGGGCCTGCAGGTAGCGCTTCATGTCCTCCGGGTTGAAGGAGAAGTGGGAGCCCAGCAtgggggaggacagggagggggagggggtgtagggcaggtgggaggtgggggtcaTGGACAGAGCTGGGGAGAGAGTCGGGGCCAGCAGGCCCCCGGGGCCGGGCAGGGGGGAGACGGGGAATGGGGACAGGGGCTCGGGATGGATCCTGGGGGCGGGTCTGGGGAGCCCCGCCGGGTTCGGGTAGATCCTGTAGAGAGACTCGTGGGGCAGGCGGGGGTGCAGCAGGCTCCTGTATGCCCTCTCAGGACCCACGCCTCGCTCCTCCGCCCCCAcggcctcctccagctccgAATTGGTGGAGGTGCCGTCGCTGCAGTCGCTGACGGAGCCGCGGGCCATGCGCCGCGCCACGCTGCTGAACATGCCCGGGCTGCGCAGCTCCTCATTGGGGGAGAGGACCTCTGACGGCGTGGAGGGGGGGAAGCGGAAGTGGGTGCCTCCGGTCGGGACGGGAGGGGCGCTCTGGGGGACACCTCGacctgggagggaggggagggggggaagagagagagggagggaggcgatgAGTTAGTTAAAACAAAGATATTGAGTTGAAATGGTTAAAacagaggaatggagagaagaTGAAAGTGGAAAGGAAcagaaaagtaaaaagaaattcagaataaactgaggagaaagggaaaagtAAGAAGAGtaggtgaaagtgtgtgtgtgtatgtgtgtgtgtgtgtcccatagCCCAATAATATTACCCAGAGGgtcacaggcagacagaaagaaaacactggGTTACACAAAGCCACAagttcccttctttctctctctttctgtcttgccctccctctgtctctctctctcccaccctctctctctctttcctgccaGGGAGACTGTGGCACTGCAATAAATTCTTGGCATCCGAGCACGTGCCAGAATTAAATATTGGAAAAGTCGCTCTTACTGCCATCACAAACATGGGTTGGGTTGCTCTGTTTTTTCCAGTACcactgagcgtgtgtgtgtgtgtgtgtgtgtgtgtgtctctctctctctcaaatctgtgtgtgtggctgtgtgtgcacacaagTACACATCTCAGAGCCGCGTGTGTGAGTAAAAACAGCGTGTGAGCATATATGtctgtaggagtgtgtgtgcttgcatatcAGTCCAGATTGGcatggggttgtgtgtgtgtgtgtgtgtgtgtgtgtaaccatcATATCACAACATGTCAGTGTGTGGGCCACATCACAAGGACGGGATAATAAAAGCTTCATGCTGCACTTATGTCACCCAGTATCCATCGCTCCATATGGGCTGTGTTTACACTGGGTGGCCGGGACCAGAATGAGAGACGAGAGACttcagaggagggaggggaggggaggggaggggtgaacTGGGACGTGGCACACTGGTGTCTACCCATGGTAGattggaggacacacacacacacacacacacacacacacacagagcaagcaGGCAGACCTACACACACGCCACCCGTTCCTCTATATGTATATGGATTTGTAGTAACTTTTTAAGATTTCTCGTACCCAAAATGTTAACATGAGTGAATCAATAACCTGCCACACTGGCTGGAAACTTTCTGAGACGACATCTGAACACCTCAGTTACACACAGTCTTTGCCtcttctcaaactttgtccctgctgaccaccgtacactctctctgaccgtgagccaatcaaatcaaagcaaaacaatggttCTGTATCAAACGGGCTcctgttacgctgctctacacaaagcgcTAGCGTCTAAACTTCTATTTCTTCGCTGCCTGGATAGTTGATGAGCTTAGCGTGAGTTGAAACTTAATTTTATTCCCATGTGGCGAGTCACTTCAGGATGAtttacaaacttgatccactGTATAAGTGAATgaacaagttttaaattaaaaccaaATCTGCTCTTGTAACTTAATCTCTTCATCTAGATGTAGTTGTCACCCTACCCATTCtgtgaaaaatgtataattattttggccgttaaaaaatattcttggcagttacattttttgtagttttcCAGAACCTTGACAAAgcgagccaaaaagttaatttcagactgGCTGTGACCCACAAACACCCTACATAGGACAGAAGTGGACCTCTAATCCACAGACACATGAAGGCCGGAGTGCCAAGAAAATACTGCTTGAACACATCCTCGCTGTCAAGTTCAAACCCGTTCTTTTTATCCAAAGTAACCATCCATTCCTGTTACCCAGGGATGTAAATCAGGACAACAAAAATGATTTTTCAAAAGGTTACCATTTCCTATGTGAAGGTGTCTGAAAGGTGGTACGATTAATTTCGGCTTACAATAAtttcaaaaaccaaaacaccgGAGCGAGTGCTTCTTGTGTGACCTGAAACGACTCCCTGGTCGTcattacacagacagacagacttgttACACAGACAGACTTGTTAAAAAAACCTGAACCACCCCTTGACGTCTATTACATCCATAAGAAAACTGCCGTCTCTGATGCTACAGACCGCCTGAGGGTTTGTTAACTTGGGATGTCGCCCAGGTGTTTATGTACATATGTAACcccgagtgtgtgtgcatgaatatggatgtgtgtcagtcagagtgtgtgtgcgtgtgtgtgtgtacgtaccagAGCCCATGTCGATGAAGGGGTAGTTGACCAGCACTAGTTTGTTGAAGTTGAACTTGTAGGTGAACCTCTTCCCTTTGGTCTTGTGGAGGATCCTCTTGTTATAGTAGTATCTGGAGAGAGCGGGACAGAGAGCGTTATCTTTCAACGAGTTCAACGAGTCAATCAAGCACACAGCCTCGTGAAATACATCACTGGTATGGGTAAATATGCTTAGTTTGTGCATTTTTCCTATTGGAACCATGTAACAAGACAAACTTTCTCCAGcatgcaacaaaaacaactcTCACACAGAGTTGGATAGCCTAACATTCATAAAAGTAATTAATAAGTTTACTTAGGAAATACctatttcagtcattttttaatAGTTGGCGCTGTAAAGGAAATAAGAGACTGCAAAAGCTACCAC
This region includes:
- the erf gene encoding ETS domain-containing transcription factor ERF gives rise to the protein MKTPGDSGFAFPEWAYKPESSPGSRQIQLWHFILELLRKEEYHDVIAWQGDYGEFVIKDPDEVARLWGARKCKPQMNYDKLSRALRYYYNKRILHKTKGKRFTYKFNFNKLVLVNYPFIDMGSGRGVPQSAPPVPTGGTHFRFPPSTPSEVLSPNEELRSPGMFSSVARRMARGSVSDCSDGTSTNSELEEAVGAEERGVGPERAYRSLLHPRLPHESLYRIYPNPAGLPRPAPRIHPEPLSPFPVSPLPGPGGLLAPTLSPALSMTPTSHLPYTPSPSLSSPMLGSHFSFNPEDMKRYLQAHTQSVYNYHLSPRAFLHYPNIVIPQPHRPAPEKLASGSMTGPPAAHHLHGPPLSLSHSLSQHHGGGEDGPQGLQHPSPFKFKLQPPPLGRKQRDGGSSLAASGGGSSSSSSSQSSSFLGSGLIANSASAVGPPKIKVEPISDIESEEEVEVTDISEDELNHHDEDDEGDVFTPTAHHHHHHHQPNNHHHQANGTGGGLSAPPHPPSHGNPDYDPEDDEDVFKTPATPPLGGGAPAFPLINLKSEPGQGQGPAPISPGGTRCIPLKLRFKRRWSEDQKMEADGERDEAEDKKVRAEEVEGMREEAGRRAREAENGAGGGGVSLGVVLPPAPTQRRASSELQRATAQLSLENTGC